From the Bos javanicus breed banteng chromosome 7, ARS-OSU_banteng_1.0, whole genome shotgun sequence genome, the window ACACATGGGCTTCTCGGGGGACTTCCAGTCCTTCGTCAAAGACTGGTGagcacccccagccctgccctccagtCTGGAAGGCAGGGCGAGGTCAGATGTGACCCTGAGCTTAGGCCACTGGGGTGGGGCAAAGGGCCCCctgggatgggggttgggggctgCAGACTGGAGCCAGAGCCCAAGCCCTAGGGGCTAAGAGTTGCGTCCAAACTCAGCCACAGGGAACCCCTAGCCCTGGGGTATTTGGCAAGGTGGTCCTTGGGCTTCACCAGGGAACTGTGAATGAGCACAGGTGTCCCAGGACTGAGAGCTCAGAGGGTCCCACACCATTTAGCAGGGTGTCCGCACAGGAGCTTtccggggggaggggggaggggtggggccggGGTGGGGAAGTGGGTGGGAGTGGGTAGGAAGCCCACCCATCTACCTATCCCCCCACCTACCTACTTCTCCCGTGGGTGTCTCACTGTGTGTGTCAGGCTTTTGTCAGAGATAAGGGGCCTGAGTGCAACCCTGGCCTCTCTGTCAGCACAAGGCTTGGGGGAACGAGGAAATGGGCTCTGGCCCGCAGATCCAGCAGCCCTGATTCAGTGGGGTGGGCAGCCAGGCCCCTCCTCCCGGCtctcatttctctcctttctctctctctctttagcctTACTAAAGATCACAGGAAGAGACCAAAGTATAATAAGCTACTTGTGAGTACCCAggacccctcccagcccccatccGAAAACCCCTGCCCCACTGGAGGCCAGGCGGCCAGGGAACAGACACCCTGGTCCTGAGCCCCACCCGCTTGGGCCCCCAGGAACACAGCTTCATCAAGCGCTACGAGACGCTGGAGGTGGATGTGGCGTCCTGGTTCAAGGATGTCATGGCGAAGACCGAGTCACCGAGGACAAGCGGGGTCCTGAGCCAGCACCACCTGCCCTTCTTCAGGTAGCCGCACGGTGGCGGCCGGCCCGCTGGGGGACGCGGCCTCAGGCCCCCCCTTCCCTGCACAGTCCCCCAGCTGCCCACCAGGGGAGCCTTGGGACCCGGATGGCCAACGAGGGCTGAGGACAGATAGTAGGGGGCGCCGACCCACCCCCGACTCCCTGCCCACCAGCCGTGGACAGATGGGCCTGCCAGGCCCCAGCCCTTTCCCGTCCTGGGATCAGCCGGCCGTACACGTCCCCCCCCCGACAGACACTGTGAACGGAAGACAGCAGGCCGCGAGCAGTCTCGCTATTTATTCAGTTGTAACCTCTGGGCTGGGGCGGCCCCCAGGGGTCGGGAGAGAGCCGCCATTCCCTGCACCCTCCCACACCGCGCTGTCCCCACCGCCCCCTCCATGCACACATGCACCCTGGCTCCATCTCCCTCTCTGCCACTTCCCTCTCTACCTCTCTGGCTTTCcccgtctccctccccacctctgcctctcTCCTGGCCCAGGCCCTGCCACCCCCGGCCGGGGACCCCTGGGTCCACTTAGGTCTCTGGCCAGTGATGAGCCAGTTGGCGGGCGCCCTTCCCCCGGCAGGCGGGCTGGACATTGTGACTGCAGCCGGACCCGggctggtctctctctctctctctttgatcTCAGGGGGTCCTTTTTGgagtttattgtattttattgtaCTTGGTGGggtgtttgggggtggggggaggagaagaGCTTGTTCTCATGGGCTTTGTTGGTACCTTCAGAAACTTTTACCAAAGTCGTGTTTAGCTGCTTGTGGCGGCAGCCCCCCGAACCGCTGTGGGTActggggggctgggctgggggctgagcCGTGGGGGCTCATGCTACCACCCGGGAGAGACTAGTCCCAAAGGtgggctctgggggtggggggttgctcCTCCCTCAGGGCTGGAGACTGGCCAAGTTTGCAGGGGTGAGCGGAGGACCTCAGGGGGTATGGAGGAAGCCCAAGGGGCCGTGGCCACACAGGGTGGCCTTCAGGGACAGTAGGCGCGGGGCGTGGTGGAAGGCAGCCGGCGCTGGTGTGGCAGGGAGGTGGCGGAGGGAACGGGTGACAGGAGGGGGTCCATGGGGCCCCGGGAGGCAGGGATGAGGGTGCACGGATTGGATGTGGGGGTTCGAGGATGTGTTGACAGGGACAGAGGTGGGAGCAGGCCAAGGGCTGGGCGTGTGCAGGCAGTCACGCCCTCGTAGTGGCCCACGAGTGCCCCTCGACTCACCCGGAGCTGGCCAGTCCCCAGCCCACCCTGAGGCCCTGGCGTCCGTGGGGCCCTGGGCAGCAAGCAGCCAGAGCAAGAGGGACTGTGTTTCCTTGTTGGTGGTGATGCATGTGAATCAAGTGGACAGTAGAACAAAATAAcgttaacaggaaaaaaaaaaaaaggaaaaaacaaaaccccagaaaaaccaCAAAAATCAACCAACACCAAAGGTGAGGAACCTCGCTGGATGTAGCTGAAGCAATCTAGACTAGGCATCACTGTACCTCCATTTATCTCACCGAATCTAGTTACTACTAGGATAGTCACAAAACGCCGCATGTTTAAAAAGTACTCAAAGTCATCTTTGTCCCCTGCCCCAGGGGGTGGCCACCTTTTCTTGCTCCTGTCCCCTTTGtgaggggagaggggcagggtGTGGGGCCAGTAGGCATGGCCTCCGCCCTCCCTTGCCAGGGGCCTTTCTGGGTAGCCAGGAAGGTTGCGTGGCCAGCCCCAGGGCCCGCACAGGCCTGAGGCCAGCTGCCTGggtttaacttttatttaactttattttctgttttgtgtgtgaGTGTCCACCTGTGTCCCCCTTCCCCTTCAGTGTTAAATGGGAGCCTCTCCTTCCCCCCTTCCTCTCCCATGTctcccttcccccgccccccagtCACCAGCCACCAGCCACCCCCTCTCAACCAGGCAGAGGGCAGAGTGGGCAGCCAGGGGCCTGGGGCGGCCTGGCCTAGCCCATCGGCCCACCACCGCTCCTCAGGCTGCCAGTATTGCCCCAtccctttttaaaacaaaatgcccTCGTTTGTAAATCCTTAGACGCTTGAGAATAAAACCCCTCCCTTTTCTTCCACTGAGTCTGTGGCGTGTGTCCTGAGCCTGGCAGCAAGGTGGGAAAAGGGGAAGGGGTCCTGAGGCCTGACCTTGGAAGTGGGCTGGGGGCCATCTAAGTGGAAGAGGCCTATGCAGTgaggggaggcagggctgggggccagAGGGGTAGTTTGTAGTGACTTGCTGAATATTTAATGTCCAGTGTGTGGGACCTCCCCCTAATCTGATAGCCACAGGTCCGGTGGGAGAGCCCTTAATCCCTGGCAGGCCTTGGGCGCCAGCTCTGATGTCGACCCAACAGTCTGCCGCCCCCGCTCCTTGCCTCCGGAAGTGGCCACCCAGCCAAGGACAGGGCCGCCTGCCCACCTCCTGGGTGTGGGTGCTGCCTGGCTGGTGCCTCTGCCACCAGCCCTGTACGCTGTCACCTCAGCCAGGCCAGCATGCTGGCCACCGTGCTCCGGCTGCTGGCCCTGCTCTCAGGGACCACCGCCTTGCCCAGCGAGCCAGCTGGTATGTACAGGCAAGGGGACATGGCCCAGCACACCCCCATTCCTGTGCTGCCCTATCTCAAGCAGCCTCTCATCTACCCTGCCTGGGGGAATGGGAGTGGGAGGGTGGAAGGTGGGGTCTCCCCACCCTCCATTCCAGGTTGTCTTGGATCCCCAACTTCAAAGTCCCCAGCAGCCAATGGTGAGGCCAAGGGCTGTGGGAGGGGAGTGGTCTGCACAAATGATCTTAGGAACGGTGTGCGTTTAGATACCATCCTTTGAGAACACAGTTGAGTGCCTCCTGAAGGCAGATGGGGGTAGCAGGGTGATCACACACCCCAGTAGGGGCTCCCCGGTGCCtatttcctttgctgctgctgccctcAGTCCAGAAGTGAGGAACCAGACATGGGGAAAAGCCCCAGACCCTGGTGGCCAGGCTGGGCTTCCATGGTGCCGAAACGGCTGGAGGAAGACCACCTTGCTGTTCTCCCCAACTCGTAGAAAGGAAAGGGTGGGGTCAGCATCGTCCCCCTTAGACAGCCCTGCTATGACCCTAAAGCAGTCCCTGgtcctgggtgggtgggggtaggggaggaCCTTTGCGCTCACCCAGACCATCCACTGCCAGGCGCCCTTCAGCTCCCCTTCCCCGCCAGGGATCCTTTGCCCACTGCAGGTGGAGAAGACGGGGTCTGGGAAAAGGGGTGCCTCCCCAGGAAGGTGCAGCTTTGCGTCCAGGCTCAGGGGCTGGGCTGGAACGTCCTGGGGGTCTCCAGGGGGTACATCACGGCAGCTTTATGGCTGAAGGCATGAGGCACAGAGCCGAGCGCAGGTGAATCCTCCACAACCGCATCCGTCTTCCAAAGaaggcaggggaggcagggaggttgGCTGGGGGAACCAAGAGACAGCGCGTCCTCCCTGTCCTGTGCCGCCCTTTCTCCCCGCCAGAGCCCCCGTTCCCTGCGGCGCCCGGGCCCTGGCTGCGCCGACCCCTTTTCAATCTGGAGCTGTCGGACGCGGAGGACGCCTTCCCGCGCCGTGCGGGGCCGCTCGAGGTCCCAGCGGACAGCCGCGTGTTTGTGCAGGTAGACGCGGGACGCACGGAGGCCGGGTGAGGGCCGGTGAGGGCTGCCGATCCTGACGGCGACCCCGCCCCCCAGGCGGCCCTGGCCCGTCCCTCCCCACGCTGGGGCCTGGCCCTGCACGGCTGCTCCGTAACACCTTCCTCGAGCCCGGCCGTGGGCCCCGCCCTGGCGCTGCTGCGCGGGGGCTGCTCCGCCGACTCCTCGGTCACCTTCCCGCCACCGCGGCCGCTCCTCGGTGCCGCCCGTCCTGCGCGTTTCAGCTTCCGCCTGCGCCCGGTCTTCAACGCCTCTGTGCAGTTCCTGCACTGCCAACTGAgtcgctgccgccgccgccgcctccgccaAGCCCGCTGGACGCCTGCGCCTTTGACGCTGCCTCCACTGTCGCCGGTGCGCGGGCGCAGGAGCGCAGGAGCGGGAACGTGGGCTCCCGGGCCCATCAGGGGTCGGGCGAGTGCCTGACATCCGAGGGAGAAACTCCTTAGGGTTTGGGCATCTGGGCGCTTTTGGACCTGGGGGCGGTGGTATCTCGAAACTGGGAGTAGGTACTGGGTCTcaggcaggggttgggggcagagaCTTCCGAAGGGGCCAGATTTCCAGGGTTCTAGTGATGCGATCCCAGGTTGCAACAGAGTGCTAGACACTTAGATCTGCCTGCGGCCCAGTCCATGGAGTCCGGCCCCTGACATTCCCGTCTCTTGTGCCCCCTCTCCTTGCAGTGTCTGCCTCAGGATGAGGCGTGCGCAGGCGCCGGCAGTGGCAGCGATGAGAGCCTGGGTGCTGACAGCCCCCACCTGCACACATTGTCGCAGCCCATCGTGGTGACCGTGCCACGGCTGCCCCCCAGTGAGCGGGGAGATCTCT encodes:
- the TGFBR3L gene encoding transforming growth factor-beta receptor type 3-like protein isoform X1; its protein translation is MLATVLRLLALLSGTTALPSEPAEPPFPAAPGPWLRRPLFNLELSDAEDAFPRRAGPLEVPADSRVFVQAALARPSPRWGLALHGCSVTPSSSPAVGPALALLRGGCSADSSVTFPPPRPLLGAARPARFSFRLRPVFNASVQFLHCQLSRCRRRRLRQARWTPAPLTLPPLSPCLPQDEACAGAGSGSDESLGADSPHLHTLSQPIVVTVPRLPPSERGDLWGPEEGWGGHLRPDSSLSVVLLTGLPKGFPGRAVRPESPAPAPEALEPAPVVALVLAAFALGAAVAAGLSLVCAHSAPQLPGQPPRASPSGRPPRRPQ
- the TGFBR3L gene encoding transforming growth factor-beta receptor type 3-like protein isoform X2 produces the protein MLATVLRLLALLSGTTALPSEPAEPPFPAAPGPWLRRPLFNLELSDAEDAFPRRAGPLEVPADSRVFVQAALARPSPRWGLALHGCSVTPSSSPAVGPALALLRGGCSADSSVTFPPPRPLLGAARPARFSFRLRPVFNASVQFLHCQLSRCRRRRLRQARWTPAPLTLPPLSPCLPQDEACAGAGSGSDESLGADSPHLHTLSQPIVVTVPRLPPRLPKGFPGRAVRPESPAPAPEALEPAPVVALVLAAFALGAAVAAGLSLVCAHSAPQLPGQPPRASPSGRPPRRPQ